One segment of Salvia splendens isolate huo1 chromosome 20, SspV2, whole genome shotgun sequence DNA contains the following:
- the LOC121782937 gene encoding uncharacterized protein LOC121782937 isoform X2: protein MIHAAYITYAKEEEALQCIQSVHGFVLEGRFLRASFGTAKYCHAWLKNMPCNNPACLYLHSIGADEDSFGKDEVAAVHTRSRVQQIAGAANNVIKRAGTVLPPPLDDVHISSSTFSDKSTTRSSISDGAHGSGDSISDVHPYKDKEGPIALPQKMSSFVDIVGRSSSGAPEKDGNNPEDRRILDICSEFSSIAVGGEMHAEASYSVPSLFKIPSSGHGANGFISSAEKPLGGDSLSNSHRYKGTCGSSHGASYLHPFCTSHDLEDSDGAALHRKAPNLTGFTLDHNPVNIQDDEASLPIRCVNSISNDSCQEMKFQNSAKSDRIYRSSQSFSNEEIVEHLRRIDNDNLHNDDENSVSDAVKSSIISNILSIDFDSCEDSLGMPNGLSRLLDETEVLGGSSWSSLNSDQSGYSFSKQDGFVSQVAASILPEYRDIKEPYLCKPQFPVNRAHSLAPPGFTMPSRDPPPGFSNCDRTGGLPRPSSGGRLANTCSFSSTLFQPSTGFSDSDFFDPAMLPSGKSNQTNAFQNTMFEARPSGTHGLSAFEDESRFLLMMQQSASAFQDSNFSQIFAPQIPPSQQGLSFAGGQNGMTGLNDVYGLSSRLPDENQNHGSSFFSQMEQQKYANGHGSNSNGFDGLQHKGESGLAEVQRNERLGANYFSGYGGDLMFSSGDVYTKVFGL, encoded by the exons ATGATACATGCAGC ATACATAACATATGCAAAAGAGGAGGAGGCGTTGCAATGTATACAATCAGTTCATGGTTTTGTTCTGGAAGGTAGATTTTTGAG AGCATCATTTGGAACTGCTAAATACTGTCATGCTTGGCTAAAAAACATG CCTTGCAACAATCCTGCCTGTTTATATTTGCATAGTATTGGGGCTGATGAAGACAGTTTTGGAAAAGACGAGGTTGCTGCAGTTCACACAAG GAGTAGAGTTCAACAAATTGCTGGTGCTGCCAACAATGTCATAAAGCGCGCTGGCACTGTGCTGCCTCCTCCGTTAGATGATGTCCATATTAGTTCTAGTACTTTTAGTGATAAATCTACCACAAGAAGTAGCATATCG GATGGAGCTCATGGTTCTGGAGATAGCATCAGTGATGTGCATCCCTATAAAGACAAGGAAGGACCTATTGCACTACCCCAGAAAATGTCGTCTTTTGTAGATATTGTTGGGCGGTCAAGTTCTGGTGCTCCAGAAAAAGATGGAAATAACCCTGAAGATAGGAGGATTCTTGATATATGTTCAGAATTTTCTTCAATCGCAGTTGGTGGTGAAATGCATGCAGAAGCCTCATATTCTGTTCCTTCCCTTTTTAAGATCCCCTCTTCTGGTCATGGTGCAAATGGGTTTATAAGTAGTGCAGAAAAACCGCTCGGAGGAGATTCTTTGTCAAATAGTCACAGATATAAGGGCACATGTGGCTCAAGTCATGGGGCTTCTTATCTTCATCCATTCTGTACTTCTCATGATTTGGAGGATTCTGATGGTGCTGCATTACACAGAAAGGCACCTAATCTGACTGGTTTTACTCTGGATCACAATCCTGTAAATATTCAAGATGATGAGGCTTCTTTACCTATCAGATGTGTAAATTCCATATCTAATGACTCATGCCAGGAGATGAAGTTTCAAAATTCTGCTAAATCTGATAGAATATATAGAAGTTCCCAGTCATTTTCCAATGAAGAAATAGTTGAGCACTTACGGAGAATAGATAATGATAACTTGCATAATGATGATGAAAATTCTGTTTCAGATGCTGTAAAGAGCAgtataatttcaaatattttgtCGATAGATTTTGATTCATGCGAAGATTCTTTGGGAATGCCTAATGGATTATCCAGGTTACTTGATGAAACTGAAGTGTTGGGTGGTTCTTCTTGGAGTTCCCTAAATAGTGATCAATCAGGCTACTCATTTTCCAAACAAGATGGCTTTGTGAGTCAAGTGGCTGCCTCTATCCTTCCGGAATATAGAGATATCAAGGAGCCATACTTGTGCAAGCCTCAGTTTCCAG TAAATAGAGCTCATAGTTTGGCTCCACCTGGATTCACAATGCCCTCCAGAGATCCACCTCCTGGGTTTTCCAACTGCGACAGAACTGGTGGTTTGCCCCGCCCCTCATCAG GTGGTCGTCTGGCCAACACTTGCTCTTTCTCGAGCACTTTGTTTCAACCATCAACAGGCTTCAGTGATTCTGATTTCTTTGATCCTGCAATGTTACCCAGCGGAAAAAGTAACCAAACAAATGCATTTCAAAACACAATGTTTGAAGCTAGGCCATCCGGTACTCATGGGTTGAGTGCATTCGAGGACGAGTCTAGATTTTTGCTTATGATGCAACAGTCTGCATCTGCATTTCAAGACTCCAACTTCTCTCAAATCTTTGCACCCCAGATTCCACCCTCGCAGCAGGGCCTGAGTTTTGCCGGTGGTCAGAATGGCATGACCGGACTAAATGATGTATATGGCCTATCCTCAAGACTACCCGATGAAAACCAAAATCACGGTTCATCTTTCTTCAGCCAGATGGAACAGCAGAAGTATGCAAATGGGCATGGCTCGAATAGCAACGGTTTTGATGGGTTGCAACATAAAGGTGAGTCGGGGTTGGCAGAAGTTCAGAGAAACGAGAGACTAGGAGCGAATTACTTTTCTGGGTATGGAGGAGATCTAATGTTTAGTTCAGGCGATGTATACACCAAAGTGTTTGGACTGTAG
- the LOC121782937 gene encoding uncharacterized protein LOC121782937 isoform X1, with the protein MSNEEEKKCPLCAEEMDWTDQQFMPCKCGYQICVWCWHHIIDMADKDATEGRCPACRTIYEKEKIVAMQANCERSMSKVSNRKTKQPKAKPKATEVKKDLTNIRVIQRKMAYVIGLPLSLADEDVLLRNDYFGQYGKVTKVSLSRTAGGAIQQFVNDTCSVYITYAKEEEALQCIQSVHGFVLEGRFLRASFGTAKYCHAWLKNMPCNNPACLYLHSIGADEDSFGKDEVAAVHTRSRVQQIAGAANNVIKRAGTVLPPPLDDVHISSSTFSDKSTTRSSISDGAHGSGDSISDVHPYKDKEGPIALPQKMSSFVDIVGRSSSGAPEKDGNNPEDRRILDICSEFSSIAVGGEMHAEASYSVPSLFKIPSSGHGANGFISSAEKPLGGDSLSNSHRYKGTCGSSHGASYLHPFCTSHDLEDSDGAALHRKAPNLTGFTLDHNPVNIQDDEASLPIRCVNSISNDSCQEMKFQNSAKSDRIYRSSQSFSNEEIVEHLRRIDNDNLHNDDENSVSDAVKSSIISNILSIDFDSCEDSLGMPNGLSRLLDETEVLGGSSWSSLNSDQSGYSFSKQDGFVSQVAASILPEYRDIKEPYLCKPQFPVNRAHSLAPPGFTMPSRDPPPGFSNCDRTGGLPRPSSGGRLANTCSFSSTLFQPSTGFSDSDFFDPAMLPSGKSNQTNAFQNTMFEARPSGTHGLSAFEDESRFLLMMQQSASAFQDSNFSQIFAPQIPPSQQGLSFAGGQNGMTGLNDVYGLSSRLPDENQNHGSSFFSQMEQQKYANGHGSNSNGFDGLQHKGESGLAEVQRNERLGANYFSGYGGDLMFSSGDVYTKVFGL; encoded by the exons ATGAGTaacgaagaagagaagaagTGTCCACTTTGTGCTGAGGAGATGGATTGGACCGACCAGCAGTTCATGCCCTGCAAATGTGGCTATCAG ATATGTGTTTGGTGTTGGCATCACATAATAGACATGGCAGATAAAGATGCCACAGAGGGGCGATGTCCTGCTTGTCGGACAATCTATGAGAAAGAGAAAATTGTTGCAATGCAAGCAAATTGTGAAAG GTCAATGTCAAAAGTTTCTAACAGGAAAACTAAACAACCAAAGGCCAAGCCAAAGGCTACTGAAGTAAAGAAGGATTTGACAAATATCAGAGTGATTCAACGGAAAATGGCGTATGTGATTGGACTACCGCTTAGTCTGGCTGATGAAGAT GTGCTGCTGCGGAATGATTATTTTGGTCAGTATGGGAAAGTGACTAAGGTCTCACTTTCACGGACTGCTGGTGGGGCCATTCAACAGTTTGTCAATGATACATGCAGCGT ATACATAACATATGCAAAAGAGGAGGAGGCGTTGCAATGTATACAATCAGTTCATGGTTTTGTTCTGGAAGGTAGATTTTTGAG AGCATCATTTGGAACTGCTAAATACTGTCATGCTTGGCTAAAAAACATG CCTTGCAACAATCCTGCCTGTTTATATTTGCATAGTATTGGGGCTGATGAAGACAGTTTTGGAAAAGACGAGGTTGCTGCAGTTCACACAAG GAGTAGAGTTCAACAAATTGCTGGTGCTGCCAACAATGTCATAAAGCGCGCTGGCACTGTGCTGCCTCCTCCGTTAGATGATGTCCATATTAGTTCTAGTACTTTTAGTGATAAATCTACCACAAGAAGTAGCATATCG GATGGAGCTCATGGTTCTGGAGATAGCATCAGTGATGTGCATCCCTATAAAGACAAGGAAGGACCTATTGCACTACCCCAGAAAATGTCGTCTTTTGTAGATATTGTTGGGCGGTCAAGTTCTGGTGCTCCAGAAAAAGATGGAAATAACCCTGAAGATAGGAGGATTCTTGATATATGTTCAGAATTTTCTTCAATCGCAGTTGGTGGTGAAATGCATGCAGAAGCCTCATATTCTGTTCCTTCCCTTTTTAAGATCCCCTCTTCTGGTCATGGTGCAAATGGGTTTATAAGTAGTGCAGAAAAACCGCTCGGAGGAGATTCTTTGTCAAATAGTCACAGATATAAGGGCACATGTGGCTCAAGTCATGGGGCTTCTTATCTTCATCCATTCTGTACTTCTCATGATTTGGAGGATTCTGATGGTGCTGCATTACACAGAAAGGCACCTAATCTGACTGGTTTTACTCTGGATCACAATCCTGTAAATATTCAAGATGATGAGGCTTCTTTACCTATCAGATGTGTAAATTCCATATCTAATGACTCATGCCAGGAGATGAAGTTTCAAAATTCTGCTAAATCTGATAGAATATATAGAAGTTCCCAGTCATTTTCCAATGAAGAAATAGTTGAGCACTTACGGAGAATAGATAATGATAACTTGCATAATGATGATGAAAATTCTGTTTCAGATGCTGTAAAGAGCAgtataatttcaaatattttgtCGATAGATTTTGATTCATGCGAAGATTCTTTGGGAATGCCTAATGGATTATCCAGGTTACTTGATGAAACTGAAGTGTTGGGTGGTTCTTCTTGGAGTTCCCTAAATAGTGATCAATCAGGCTACTCATTTTCCAAACAAGATGGCTTTGTGAGTCAAGTGGCTGCCTCTATCCTTCCGGAATATAGAGATATCAAGGAGCCATACTTGTGCAAGCCTCAGTTTCCAG TAAATAGAGCTCATAGTTTGGCTCCACCTGGATTCACAATGCCCTCCAGAGATCCACCTCCTGGGTTTTCCAACTGCGACAGAACTGGTGGTTTGCCCCGCCCCTCATCAG GTGGTCGTCTGGCCAACACTTGCTCTTTCTCGAGCACTTTGTTTCAACCATCAACAGGCTTCAGTGATTCTGATTTCTTTGATCCTGCAATGTTACCCAGCGGAAAAAGTAACCAAACAAATGCATTTCAAAACACAATGTTTGAAGCTAGGCCATCCGGTACTCATGGGTTGAGTGCATTCGAGGACGAGTCTAGATTTTTGCTTATGATGCAACAGTCTGCATCTGCATTTCAAGACTCCAACTTCTCTCAAATCTTTGCACCCCAGATTCCACCCTCGCAGCAGGGCCTGAGTTTTGCCGGTGGTCAGAATGGCATGACCGGACTAAATGATGTATATGGCCTATCCTCAAGACTACCCGATGAAAACCAAAATCACGGTTCATCTTTCTTCAGCCAGATGGAACAGCAGAAGTATGCAAATGGGCATGGCTCGAATAGCAACGGTTTTGATGGGTTGCAACATAAAGGTGAGTCGGGGTTGGCAGAAGTTCAGAGAAACGAGAGACTAGGAGCGAATTACTTTTCTGGGTATGGAGGAGATCTAATGTTTAGTTCAGGCGATGTATACACCAAAGTGTTTGGACTGTAG